From the genome of Frateuria soli:
CGCAGGCCTTGAGCAGGCCGGCGAACAGCCGGTCGTGGCGCGCGTCACGGCTGGCGCGTTGTTCGGGCGCAATCGATGTAAGCGTGGCGTCGGGCATGTGACTCGAGTCTTGCGAAGGATGAGCCCTCTCCCCCGCCTGGCGGGGGAGAGGGCTGGGTAGAAGGTGAGGCTCTTGCAAGGTGGGGCGAAGGGCCTCCCCCTCACCCAACCCTCTCCCCCGCCAGGCGGGGGAGAGGGCTCAGGTTTTCCGCGAGAGGTGGCGTACGTTTCAGTGCTTGTATTCGGAAGCCCAGTAGGCCTCGATCTTCTGCACCAGGCTCTGCGGCAGCGGCACGTAGTCAAGCGCGGCGGCCTGCTGCTGGCCGTTTTCCAGCGCCCACTTGAAGAAGTCGAAGGCGACCTTGCTGTGCTCGGCGTTCTTCGGCTGCTTGTACATGATCACCCAGGTGGTCGCGGTGATCGGCCAGGCCTTGGCGCCCGGGGCGTTGGTCATGATCAGGTTGAAATCCTTCGCGCTGGCCCAGTCGGCGGTGCTGGCCGCGGCGGCGAAGCTGTCGGCGTTCGGCGAGACGACGTTGCCGGCGGCGTTCTTCAGGTCCACCCAGCTGATCTTGTTCTTCACCGCGTAGGCGTACTCGACGTAGCCGATCGAATTCTTGATCTGCTTGACGTACTGGGAGACGCCCTCGTTGCCCTTGCCACCCACGCCGGTCGGCCAGTCGACCGAGGTGCCGAACTTGACCTGGCTGGCCCACTGCGGGCTGACCTTGGACAGGTAGTTGGTGAAGTTGAAGGAGGTGCCCGAGCCGTCGGAGCGGTGCACGACGGTGATCTTGCCCGCCGGCAGCTTCAGGCCGCTGTTCAACGCGGCGATCTTCGGGTCGTTCCAGTTCCTGATCTTGCCCAGGAAGATGTCGGCCAGGGTCGGGCCATCGAGCTTGACCTGGCCGGCCTGCACACCGGCGATGTTGACCACCGGCACGATGCCGCCGACGACGACCGGGAACTGGCCCAGGCCGAACTTCTTGAGGTCCTCGGCCTTCATCGGCGCGTCGGAGGCGCCGAAGTCGATCGTCCCCTCCTTGATCTGCGCGATGCCGGCGCCGGAGCCGACCGACTGGTAATTGAGGTGGTTGCCGGTCTTCTCGGCGTAGGTCGCCGACCAGCGGGACAGCACGGGATAGACGAAGCTCGAACCGGCACCGGTGATGTCGGTCGCCTGGGCGGCGTTGGCGCCCGTCAGCGTGGCGGCAGCCAGCACGGCGGCCGTACCGAGGCGGGAAACAGTGGTTGCATTCAACACGGTCAGTCCTCTCAAGGTGTGCATCGCGGGCGGATTCCCGGCGGAGGCATTTGAGGTCAGGCGTGTTGCAATGAAATGAGATGAATGTGTCAGTGTGATGACACGCCGTCAAAAACCGTTCATCCGCGCGGCCTCGGACGTCAGGAGAGTGTTATCCCGACGTGATCCCGCTCGAGCGTTTCCAGTCGCCGCCAGCGGTTGACGATCGCGCAGAACAGCTCTGCCGTGCGCTCGGCATCGTAGATGGCCGAGTGCGCCTCGCGCCCGTCGAAGGCATGGCCGGCCGCCTGCACCGCCTTGCTCAAAACGGTCTGCCCGTAGGCCAGGCCGCTCAACGTGGCGGTGTCGAAGCAACTGAAAGGGTGGAACGGGTTGCGCTTGTGCCCGCAGCGGCGCACGGCCGCATTGAGGAATGCCAGGTCGAAGGCGGCGTTGTGGCCGACCAGCACCGCGCGCTGGCATTCGCTCTCGCGCATCGCCAGTCGTACCGGATGGAACACGTGGTCGAGTGCCAGTCGTTCGGACAGCGCGCCGCGCAGCGGGTTGTCCGGGTCGATGCCGGTGATCTCCAGCGAACGCGGGTCGATGCGCGCCCCGGGGAACGGTTCCACGTGCGCGGACACCGGCGGGCGCGGTCGCACGTAGCCCTCGGCGTCCATCGCCAGCGTCACGACGGCGATCTCCAGCAAGGCGTCGTGCTCGGCATCGAAGCCGCCGGTTTCCACGTCCACGATGACCGGCATGAAGCCGCGGAACCGCTCGCACATGCGGGCGGCCAGGCTGTTGCTCACATATTCCATCGGCCAAGCATATCAGCGCGGGGCGGGGTTGCCGGCGAAGCCCGCGCCGGCGCCGTGACGCGCACTGTCTTCGTTCTGTCATGCAACCGGCACGGAACCGTAAACGGAACGACGCATGCTGACGGCCGTCCCTGCTTGGCCATCCAGGATCGAAGGGGGCGGTTGAGGGGTTCCTACCAACAGTGGAGAGACACATGCGTTCGAAGATGCTCGTGGCGGCGATCGCCGCCGGTTTGGGCCTGGCAGGCGCCGGCGTGCACGCGGCACCGGCCCCGCAGGATGCGCAGTCGGCTGCGCGCAGTTCGGAGGTCGAGCAGCTCAAGGCCCAACTGGCCGCCCTGCAGGCCAAGATGGACGAACTGGAACAGCGCACCGATGCGCAGTCCGACATCAACGTGAGCACCGGCCAGAACATCGAGGCCCTGCAGAAATCGCAGGCCGGCTCGTCCTCGTCGCTCGACAAGGCACTGGCCGACACCAGTTTCTCCGGCAAGATGTACTTCGACTTCAGCAACATCGACCAGAAGAACAGCGACAGCGGCAAGACCGACGCCTCGGGTACCGGCCTCGACGTCAAGCGCTTCTATCTGGGCGTGGACCACAAGTTCAATGACATCTGGTCGGCCAACCTGACCACCGACTTCAACTACGTCAGCGGTGACGGCGAGACCAACCTGTTCGTCAAGAAGGCCTACGTGCAGGGCAAGTTCGACCAGGCCGCGGTGCTGCGCATCGGTTCGGCGGACATGCCGTGGATTCCGTTCGTGGAGAGCTACTACGGCTTCCGCTACGTCGAGAACACCCTGACCGATCGCCTGAAGTACGCCAACTCGGCCGACTGGGGCCTGCACCTGTTCGGTGACCTGGGCGCCGGCAAGGTCGCCAACTACGCGGTATCGGTGGTCAACGGCGGTGGCTACAAGAATCCCAGCCGCAGCAAGGGCGTCGACATCGAAGGCCGCGTGGGCTTCGTGCCGTTCGAGGGCATGATCGTTGCGGTCGGCGGCTACAGCGGCCACCTGGGCAAGGAAACCGAGAACCTCGACGCCCCGCAGACCGCCCAGCGCGGCGACGTGATGGTGGCCTACGCGGACAAGAAGGTGCGCGTCGGCGCCGAGTACTTCACCGCCAGGAACTGGGGCAACCTGGTGCTGAGCCCGGTCGAGGACAAGGCCGACGGCTACTCGCTGTGGGGCTCGGTGTCGCTCACCGACGACGTGGCCCTGTTTGCCCGCTACGACAACGCCAAGCTCAGCAAGGACATCGACGACAACGCCAAGGACGTCTACTACAACCTCGGCCTGCAGTACCAGGTGACCAAGGGCTTCAAGCTGGCCGCGGTGTGGAAGCACGAGAAGGCCGAGCGTTCGGTCGCCACCCCGGTGCCGCCGCATGTACAAAACGTCAAGACGAACGAGATCGGCGTCTTCGGCGAGGTTGCGTTCTAAGCGGACACTCGGTCTGCGAGCCTTTGAGCAAACCTTCACGCGGCCCGTGGATCATTAGCCGCGTGTCAAGGAGTGGTTATCGGAAAGGAGTTCTACCCAGGGAGGGACAACGGCGGGCCGCAAAGCCCGCCGTTATTTTTTTTGCGGTTGTGAGGGGGTATCTTGCGCGCCGCAGGGGCTTCGCTGGCCAGTGATCCGTGCCTGGCAAGCGATCGCTCGCACGGCAGGGCTGGTTTTCTTCGTCGGCAGAGGAGAGCGTCATGCAGGTCCGCAAGCTCACGGCCCACATCAGCGTGTCCCCGCAGATCCTGCCCGGCGAGATGGCCGACCTGGAGGCGGCCGGCTTCCGCAGCGTGATCAACAACCGGCCCGACGGGGAGACCGATGACCAGCCGACCAGTACCGAGATGGCAAGGGCCGCGGCCGCGCATGGCCTGGCCTACCGCGATATCCCGGTCGTTCCGGGCCGGTACGAGCCGGCGGTGATCGAGGCCATGGCCCGGGCACTCGAGGAACTGCCCGCGCCGGTGCTGGCCTTCTGCCGCACCGGCACGCGTTCGACCACGTTGTGGGCATTGCAGGCCGCGCGCGCGGGCGATGTCGGGGCGATCGTGAAGGCGGCGGGCGACGCGGGCTACGACATCGCCGCGCTGGCGCCGCGCCTGCGTGCGATGCAGCATGCCTGACCGGGCGCGAGCGGGCCGGACCCGCCGGCGGGCAATCCCGTGAGCCTGCTGTCGGGGGGCGAGATACTGGCGGTGCTGTGTGGCTCGATCGTGGGTTTCTCGCTCGCGCTCATCGGCGGGGGTGGCTCGATCCTGGCCACGCCGCTGCTGCTGTACGTCGTGGGCATGCGCGATCCCCACATGGCCATCGGCACCAGTGCGGTGGCGGTGGGCGCCAATGCCTTTGCCAACCTGTTGCCGCACGCACGTTCGGGGCACGTGCGCTGGCGCGCGGCGTTCGTGTTCGCCGCGGCGGGCGTATGCGGCGCCTGGCTGGGATCGAGCGCGGGCAAGGCGATGGACGGCCACCGGTTGCTGGCGCTGTTTGCGCTGCTGATGCTGGTGGTGGCATTCCTGATGCTGCGCGGACGCCGCGGCGGATCATCCGATCGCTACCCCTTGCCCAACGCCATGCCGCGCCTGGCCGCGGTCGGGCTCGGCGCCGGCGCGCTGTCCGGTTTTTTCGGCATCGGCGGCGGCTTCCTGATCGTGCCCGGGCTGATGTTCGCCAGCGGCATGGAAATCATCAACGCGATCGGAACCTCGCTGTTCTCGGTCGGCACCTTCGCGGCGACCACGGCGGGCAATTACGCGATCTCGGGGCTGGTCGACTGGCGTGTCGCGGCCGAGTTCGTCGGCGGCGGCATCGTCGGCGGCTGGCTGGGCGCGCTGGGCGCACGCCGACTGGCCGGCACGCGCGGCGCGCTCAACCTCATCTTCGCTGGCGTGATCGTGGTGGTCGCGATCTACATGCTCTACCGCTCCCTGGCGCACGTTGCCTGATCCGCTCCGCGCAGGCCGGGCTTCGGCCCGCCATCCCGTTGCACCGGCGGTGGACTGAAACCTCCCGTGCGGTTACGGCGCCGGCGGCGTCTTGTGCCTGTACTGGCAGAGGTCGCGAATCGGGCAGATCGGACACTCGGGCCTGCGCGCCTTGCACACGTAGCGGCCGTGCAGGATCAGCCAGTGGTGGGCGTCCTTCCTGAACTCGGCCGGCACGACTTTCTCCAGCTTTTCCTCCACCGCCCGCACATCCTTGCCGGGCGCCAGGCCGGTGCGGTTGGAGACGCGGAAGATGTGCGTGTCCACGGCAATCGTGGGCTCGCCGAAGGCGGTGTTGAGGACCACGTTGGCGGTCTTGCGACCGACGCCGGGCAGGGCTTCGAGCGCTTCGCGCGTGCGCGGTACCTCGCCGTCGTGTTGCTCGACGAGGATGCGGCACAGCGCTATTACGTTCCTGGCCTTCGCGTTGAACAGGCCGATGGTGCTGATGTAGCGCTTGAGGCCTTCCTCGCCCAGCGCGAGGATCGCCTGCGGCGTGCTGGCCTTCGGGTACAGCTTGCGGGTCGCCTTGTTGACGCCCACGTCGGTGGCCTGCGCCGAGAGCACGACGGCGACCAGCAGCTCGAATGGCGTGCGGTATTCCAGTTCGGTGGTGGGGTGGGGGTTGAGCTCGCGCAGGCGCGTGAACAGTTCGACCACGTCGGCGCGCTTCATGTCCCGGAACCCTGTTTGGCCCGGGCGCGGGCAAGTGCCGCCAACACCGGATTCTGCGGGGTGGCGGGAGTGTCGACCGCGGCTTTGCGCGCGGCCAGTTCGGCCTCGCGCTCGGCCCGCTCGCGCGCCAGGCGCGCCTCGCGGCGCTGGAAGTGCGTACGGGAAGCCGCCGCGTGCGCCGGGTCCTCGACCTGTGCCAGTGGCATGGGCTCCAGCACGATGCAGTCGACCGGGCAGGCCGGGACGCACAGTTCGCAGCCGGTGCACTGGTCCGGCAGCACCGTGTGCATCAGCTTGGCCGCGCCGACGATGGCATCGACCGGACAGGCCTGGATGCACTTGGTGCATCCGATGCAGTCGGCCTCGACGATGCGCGCGAGCATGCGCGGTTTCTCCACGCCATGCGCGGGATCGAGCGGCAACACCGGCGTGCCCAGCAGCGCCGCGAGCTTCGCGATGCCGGCCGTTCCGCCGGGCGGGCAGCGGTTGATCGGCGCTTCGCCGCGCGCCATCGCCTCGGCGTATGGGCGACAGCCGTGGAAGCCGCACTGCTCGCACTGGGTTTGCGGCAGCAGCGCATCGATGCGGTTGGCCAGATTGGTGACGTCGTTCATGGTGTTCCGGGCGCCGTGCCAGGCGGACATCGGCATAATCAGCGCCCTATTGTCCCGCAACTTGCCAGGAGCTTCACATGACCCGTTTCCGTCCGACCCTTCGTGCGGCATCGCTGCTGCTGGCCGCCGCCGTAGGCATGACCGGCACGCTGCTGCTCACCCACGCCACGCCCGCCCGGGCGGAAAGCACGCAGGGCGACACGGTCACGGTCTTCGTCGACGCCACCCTGGGGTTCCGCAAGAACCACATGGCGCGGAAGCTGACCGAAAGTCACGCCGAATACGCCGCGCGCGGCTATCACGTGGTGGATCTGTCGGCATACAACGAGAACGGCGACCTGGTCGGGTTCTTCGTCACCTACGCGCGCTGACGAGTTCTTTGTAGGAGCCCGCTTGCGGGCGATGCTCTTTCATTCCTGGAGCATCGCCCGCAAGCGGGCTCCTACGAAAAGCGACGTCAGCGGACGGTGGCGCCAGGCTTCGCGCCCTGGTCGGCATCCAGCAGGAACAGGTCGCTGCCACCGTCGCCGGCCGACAGGATCATCCCCTCGGACAGGCCGAAACGCATCTTGCGCGGCGCCAGGTTGGCGATGAACACCACGTTGCGGCCGACCAGCTTCTCCGGCTCCCCGTAGGCGGCGCGGATGCCCGAGAAAATCTGCCGCTTGCCGAGCGGGCCGGCGTCCAGCTCGAAGCGGAGCAGCTTGTCCGAGCCCTCCACGAACTCGCAAGTGGTGACCTTGCCGATGCGCAGGTCGAGCTTGGCGAAGTCGTCGATGGCAATGGTGGCGGGCGTGTCGGTGGCGGGTGCAGCGGCTTCGGTCATGGGCTTGCGGCTTTCCTTGGATGGCTTGGGTGCGGCCGCCGGGGCGGGCGCGAGCGATTCTTTGGAGGCATCGATCATCGCCTCGATGCGCTTGGGATCGATGCGCCCGAGCAGCGCCTCGAACGGTCCGATCGCGTGGCTGTGCAGTTCCGCGCGGGCGTCGTCGAAATTGGCGATCGGCGCCTGCAGGAAGGCCTCGGCCGCGGCCACGGTGGCCGGCAGGATCGGCTTGAGCAGTCCGGCAAGCAGGCGGAAGCCGGCGAGGGCGAACGAACACACCTGGTGCAGTTCTTCGCGACGCGACTCGTCCTTGGCCATGGTCCACGGCGCGGTGGCGGCGATGTGGCCGTTGACCAGGTCCGCCATCAGCACGAAGCGGCGGGTGACCTCGGCGAAATCTCCCGCGTCGTAGAGCGCGTCGATGCCGTCGTAATGTTCCAGCAACGTGTTCCACAGTGCCTGCTCGGTGGTGCCGAAGTGCGCACCCAGGCGGCCGTCGAAGAACTTGTGCACGAAGCCTGCAGTGCGGCTGGCGATGTTCACCCACTTGCCGACCAGGTGCGAGTTGACGCGCTCCTCGAACGCCTTCAGGTCCAGGTCCACGTCCACCGGTGCGTCGTCGAGCATGGTGGCGAAGTAATAGCGCAGGAATTCGGGGTTCAGGCCCACGTCCAGATAGGTGCGCGCCTGGATGAAGGTGCCGCGCGACTTGGACATCTTCGAGCCATTGACGGTCAGGTAGCCGTTGACGTGCAGCGCGGTGGGCGTGCGGAACCCCGCGCCATGCAGCATCGCCGGCCAGAACAGGCCATGGAAGTTGATGATGTCCTTGCCGATGAAGTGGTGCATCTCGGCGCGGCTGGACGGGGCCAGGAAGTCGTCGAACCTCAGGTTCGTGCGGTCGCACAGTGCCTTGAAGCTGGCCAGGTAACCGACCGGCGCGTCCAGCCAGACGTAGAAGAACTTGCCCGGCGCATCGGGGATCGGGAAGCCGAAGTAGGGCGCGTCGCGCGAGATGTCCCAGTCCTTGAGACCACCATCCAGCCATTCGCGAAGCTTGGCCGCGACGCCGGCGTTGGCCACCGGCCTGCCCTCGGTGTAGCGACCGGCGAACCAGTCGCGCAGCAGCGCCTCGAACCGGGACAGCTCGAAAAAGTAGTGTTCCGAGTCGCGCAGCACGGGAGCGGCGCCGGAGACCACCGAGTAGGGTTCGATCAGGTCGGTCGGCGCGTAGGTGGCGCCGCAGTGCTCGCAGTTGTCACCGTACTGGTCGGGCGTGCCGCAGCGCGGGCAGGTGCCCTTGATGTAGCGGTCCGGCAGGAACATTTCCTTTTCCGGGTCGAACAGCTGCTTGATGCCGCGCCGCGCGATGAAGCCGCCGTCGCGCAGGCGCGTGTAGATCAGCGTCGCCAGCTCGCGGTTCTCTTCCGAGTGGGTCGAGTGGTAGTGGTCGAAGTGCACGCCGAAGTCGGCGAAGTCGGCCTCGTGCCCGGTCCGGATGCCCTCGATGAAAGCTTCCGGCGTCATGCCGGCCTTCTGCGCGGCCAGCATGATCGGGGTGCCGTGCGCGTCGTCCGCGCAGACGTACACCGCCTCGTTGCCCGCCATGCGCTGCGCACGCACCCAGATGTCGGCCTGGATGTAGCCCAGCAGATGGCCCATGTGCAGCGGCCCGTTGGCGTAGGGCAGGGCGTTGGTGACGAGGAGGCGGCGGGTCATGGTGTGCAGGCGTTCCGGCGGGATCGCGCATTATGGCACGGGGGTTTTGGATGGCCGAACGCGCAGAAGCGGCTGCAGGAGCGCACCCTGTTCGCGACCCAGGGGGCGCACCTCGCGCACAGGGCGCGCTCCCGCCGGGGGTGCCTCGATGTTGCAGCGCAGCGTCAGGGGTTCGATAATCGGCGGACGCAGGCTGTTCCTGCCGGAACCCCATCTGTCATGCACCTGAACATGCTCAAGGCCAAGATCCACCGCGCCACGGTGACCCACGCGGAGCTGCACTACGAGGGCTCGATCGCGATCGACGGCCTGTTGCTGGACGCCTCCGGCATCCGCGAGTACGAGCAGATCCACGCGTGGAACATCAACAGTGGGCAGCGTTTCGTGACCTATGCGCTGCGTGCCGAGGAAGGCTCCGGGATCATCTCGGTCAACGGCAGCGCCGCGCGCAGCGCGCAGGCCGGCGACCTGATCATCATCGCCGCCTTCGTCGGGCTCAGCGAGGCGGAGCTGGAGAAGTTCCAGCCGACGCTGGTGTACGTGGATGCGGACAACCGCATCAGCCACACCAACCGGTCGATCCCCAAGCAGATGGCGGCGGCCTGATCCCGCGATAGACCCGGGGTGGGCTTCAGTCCACCCTGACCCGCGGCGTCGCAGCGGTGGGCTGAAGCGCCGACCCTTCGGTGTCCGACGTGTTCCTCACGCGTGCCGGGCTTAAGATGCAAGGCTTCCCTATGCCAGCGCGTCTGCCCATGCCCGCCAACGTCCCGACGTACGCCTCGCTGTTCGCCGACCACGCCCGCCGCCTTGCGCAGACCCGCCTGCGCAGGCTGATCGCCGATCCGGCCCGCGCCGCGCGCCTGCGCCACCGCGCCGGACCGCTGCTGCTCGACCTGAGCCGGCAGAAGCTGGATGTGCCGGCGCTCGATGCCCTGGGTGCGCAGCTGGAGGCAAGCGGCTGGCAGGCCGCGCGCGACGCGATGTTCGCGGGCGAGGCGATCAACACCTCCGAAGGGCGCGCGGTGTTGCACACGGCGTTGCGCGCCGGAGCATCCTCCCTGCCGTCGCCGGCGCCAGCCGAGGCCCGCCGCGAGATCGAAGCCACGCTGGAGCGCATTGCCCAGCTCGTCGACGCCATCCACGGCGGCCAGCAGGCGGCACTGGGGCTGCCCGACACCGTCACCGACATCGTCAACATCGGCATCGGGGGCTCGGACCTGGGCCCGCGCCTGGCGGTCGCCGCGCTGGCGCCGTTCCGCATGCCGAAGGTGCGCAGCCACTTCCTCACCAACGTCGACGGCCAGGCCGCCCACGACCTGACCGGCCGGCTCGACCCGAGGACCACGCTGGTGGTGATGGTCTCCAAGACCTTCACCACGCAGGAAACGCTGCTCAACGGCAACGTGCTGCGTAACTGGATCCTGGAAGCCTGCAACGGCGACGAGCGCGAGGTGGCGCGGCACTTCCTGGCGGTCAGCGCCAACACGGAGGTCGCCGGCAGCTGGGGCGTGCCGCTGAAGCAGATTTTCCCGATGTGGGATTTCGTCGGCGGGCGTTACTCGCTGTGGTCGGCCGTCGGGCTTTCACTGGCGCTGGCGATCGGCATGCAGGGCTTCCGTGCCGTGCTGGCCGGCGGCGCGCGCATGGACGACCACTTCCGTAGCGCGCCCTGGCAGGAGAACCTGCCGGCGCTGCTGGCGCTCACCGAGATCTGGAACCGCGACGTGCTGGGCTATTCCACGCGCGCGGTGGTGCCGTACGCGGACCTGCTCGGCGACCTGCCGAGGTACCTGCAGCAGCTGGAGATGGAGAGCCTGGGCAAGTCGGTAACGCCGCAGGGCACGCCGGTGGGCCAGCCGACCGTGCCGGTGGTGTGGGGCAGCGTCGGCACCAATGCGCAGCACGCCTACTTCCAGGCGCTGCACCAGGGCACCGAGGTGGTGCCGCTGGACCTGATCGGCGTGGTCAATCCGGCGCACCCGCTGCATGGCAACCACGATGCGCTGCTGTCCAACCTGCTCGCGCAGGCGGCTGCGCTGGCGCTGGGCAAGACCTTCGACGAGGCGCTGGCGGAGAACCCGGCGGGCGGCGAGACATTGGCGGCGCAGCGCACCTTCCCGGGCGATCGTCCCAGCTCGGTGATCCTGCTCGATGCGCTTACGCCCGAATGCCTGGGCGCGCTGATCGCGCTGTACGAGCACAAGGTTTTTCTGCTCGGCCATCTGTGGGGCATCAACGCGTTCGACCAGTGGGGCGTGGAGCTGGGCAAGAGCATCGCGCGGCAGATCCTGCCGGCATTGCGCGGAGAGCAGTCGGACGCGCCGCCGCTGGATGCGGCGACCCGCGCCCTGATCGACGCCATCCACGAACGCCGCAGCTGAGGTGTGGGAGCGCACCTGTGCGCGACCGGAAAGGGCGCACCCCCGGTGATGCCTGCACAGGGTGCGCCCCTACGGCGGCGCGGTTCCGTGGCGTGCCAGCGCCCAGGCGACGTGCTCGCGGACGACGGGCGAGGGGTGCTGTTCCCGCGTACGCAATGCGGCGATCACCTCAGCCGTCGGGGGCGCATTCCCCAGCGCCACCGCGATGTTGCGCAGCCAACCCTCGTAGCCGGTGCGCCGGATCGCCATGCCTTCGGTACGGCGCAGGAACTCCTCTTCGCTCCAGGCGAACAGTTCCACCAGCTTCGCCCCGTCCAGGCTGTGCCGCGGGGCGAAGTCCGGCTCGGTGGCGTCCTGCGCGAACTTGTTCCAGGGACATACCAGCTGGCAGTCGTCGCAGCCGAAGATGCGGTTGCCCATCGGCGCGCGCAGTTCCTCGGGAATCGATCCCTTCAGCTCGATCGTGAGGTAGGAAATGCAACGGCGCGCGTCGAGCCGGTAAGGACCCAGGATCGCCTGGGTCGGGCAGACGTCGATGCAGCGCGTGCATGTGCCGCAGTGCGCCGTGGCGGCCTCATCGATGGGCAGCGGCAGGTCGGTGTAGAGCTCGCCGAGGAAGAAGTATGAGCCCGCGTTCTTGTTGATCAGCACGGTGTGCTTGCCGATCCAGCCTAGGCCCGCGTTGCGCGCGAGCGCCTTTTCCAGCACGGGCGCGGAATCCACGTAAGCGCGGTAGCCGAACTCGCCGATGGCTCCGCGGATGCGCTCGGCCAGCTTCTGCAGCCGGTTGCGCATCAGCTTGTGGTAGTCGCGGCCCAGCGCGTAGCGGGACACGTAGCCTGCCTCGCCATCGTTGATCACGTCCCAGGCGTGTCGGGTGCCCGGCGCGCGGTAGTCCATGCGCACGGAAATCACCCGCAGGGTGCCCGGTTCCAGTTCGGCGGGCCGGCTGCGGCGGGTGCCGTGGCGGGCCATGTAGTCCATCTCGCCGTGCAGGCCATGGTCGAGCCAGTGTTCCAGGTGCGACTCGTCCTCGCCCAGTTCGACGCCGCTGATGGCGGTTTGCGCGAACCCCAGCTCGCGCGCCCACTGTTTGATCTCGCGGGCAAGCGCGGCGTAGTCGGGGGAGGCGGCGACGGACATGCGTCCATTGTAAGTGCCTGCCCGCACCTATAATCGCCCCCGATGAACGCGCCCCATTGCCATGCCCTCTATTCAGTCGCCCAGGTGCGCGCGATGGACCGGCGTGCGATCGAGGAGCTGGGTATTCCCGGCTACGAGCTCATGCGCCGCGCGGCCGCCGCGG
Proteins encoded in this window:
- the queG gene encoding tRNA epoxyqueuosine(34) reductase QueG: MSVAASPDYAALAREIKQWARELGFAQTAISGVELGEDESHLEHWLDHGLHGEMDYMARHGTRRSRPAELEPGTLRVISVRMDYRAPGTRHAWDVINDGEAGYVSRYALGRDYHKLMRNRLQKLAERIRGAIGEFGYRAYVDSAPVLEKALARNAGLGWIGKHTVLINKNAGSYFFLGELYTDLPLPIDEAATAHCGTCTRCIDVCPTQAILGPYRLDARRCISYLTIELKGSIPEELRAPMGNRIFGCDDCQLVCPWNKFAQDATEPDFAPRHSLDGAKLVELFAWSEEEFLRRTEGMAIRRTGYEGWLRNIAVALGNAPPTAEVIAALRTREQHPSPVVREHVAWALARHGTAPP
- the pgi gene encoding glucose-6-phosphate isomerase encodes the protein MPANVPTYASLFADHARRLAQTRLRRLIADPARAARLRHRAGPLLLDLSRQKLDVPALDALGAQLEASGWQAARDAMFAGEAINTSEGRAVLHTALRAGASSLPSPAPAEARREIEATLERIAQLVDAIHGGQQAALGLPDTVTDIVNIGIGGSDLGPRLAVAALAPFRMPKVRSHFLTNVDGQAAHDLTGRLDPRTTLVVMVSKTFTTQETLLNGNVLRNWILEACNGDEREVARHFLAVSANTEVAGSWGVPLKQIFPMWDFVGGRYSLWSAVGLSLALAIGMQGFRAVLAGGARMDDHFRSAPWQENLPALLALTEIWNRDVLGYSTRAVVPYADLLGDLPRYLQQLEMESLGKSVTPQGTPVGQPTVPVVWGSVGTNAQHAYFQALHQGTEVVPLDLIGVVNPAHPLHGNHDALLSNLLAQAAALALGKTFDEALAENPAGGETLAAQRTFPGDRPSSVILLDALTPECLGALIALYEHKVFLLGHLWGINAFDQWGVELGKSIARQILPALRGEQSDAPPLDAATRALIDAIHERRS